In one Butyrivibrio proteoclasticus B316 genomic region, the following are encoded:
- a CDS encoding ribose-phosphate pyrophosphokinase, whose translation MPKREEKRNLETIPVGSLGIIPLKGVKPLAEKVDYYLVKWRAERENEHKGSLAFTGYERPSYILDAEVPRFGTGEAKGVIRTSVRGDDLYLLVDVCNYSQTYSLFGQENHMSPDDHYQDLKRIIAAVGGKARRITVIMPFLYESRQHKRSSRESLDCAIALQELVNMGVDNIITFDAHDPRVQNAIPLNGFETVRTTYQFIKALLRNVWDLKIDSDHMMVISPDEGGMGRAIYLASVLGLDVGMFYKRRDYTQVVDGRNPIVSHEFLGTSVEGKSVIIVDDMISSGESLLDVAKALKERKAARIYAFSTFGLFTSGLEAFDEAYEKGLIDRVLTTNLVYQTPELLSREWYISCDMSKYIAYLIDTLNHDASISDLLNPVERINSIIERYNSGELRASLEAEKKL comes from the coding sequence ATGCCAAAAAGAGAAGAGAAACGTAATCTGGAGACAATTCCTGTAGGATCACTTGGAATTATCCCACTTAAGGGTGTCAAGCCACTTGCAGAAAAAGTCGATTACTATCTCGTAAAATGGAGAGCTGAGAGGGAGAACGAACACAAGGGGAGTCTTGCATTTACAGGCTATGAGCGTCCATCTTATATTTTGGATGCTGAGGTTCCAAGATTTGGTACCGGAGAGGCCAAGGGTGTTATCAGAACTTCGGTTCGTGGAGATGACCTCTATCTTCTAGTTGATGTATGTAACTATTCACAGACATATTCTCTTTTTGGTCAGGAGAACCACATGTCTCCTGATGATCACTATCAGGATCTAAAAAGAATTATTGCCGCTGTAGGTGGTAAGGCCAGACGTATCACAGTTATCATGCCTTTCCTCTATGAGTCCAGACAGCACAAGAGAAGCTCAAGAGAATCTCTTGACTGCGCTATCGCTCTTCAGGAACTTGTAAACATGGGTGTTGATAACATTATCACCTTCGATGCACACGATCCTAGAGTTCAGAATGCTATTCCACTTAACGGATTTGAAACCGTTCGTACCACATATCAGTTCATCAAAGCTCTTTTGAGAAACGTTTGGGATCTCAAGATTGATTCAGATCACATGATGGTTATTTCTCCTGATGAAGGCGGAATGGGCCGTGCAATCTATCTTGCCAGCGTACTTGGTCTCGATGTAGGTATGTTCTACAAGAGACGTGATTATACACAGGTTGTTGATGGACGTAACCCTATCGTTTCACACGAGTTCCTCGGAACAAGCGTTGAGGGTAAGTCAGTTATTATTGTTGATGATATGATTTCATCAGGAGAATCTCTTCTTGATGTAGCCAAGGCTCTTAAAGAGCGTAAGGCTGCCAGAATATACGCATTCTCAACCTTTGGTCTTTTCACCAGCGGACTCGAGGCATTTGACGAAGCTTATGAAAAAGGTCTCATTGACAGAGTTCTTACAACAAACCTTGTATACCAGACTCCAGAGCTCTTATCCCGTGAATGGTATATTAGCTGCGATATGAGTAAGTATATTGCTTACCTTATCGATACACTTAACCATGATGCTTCTATCAGCGATCTTCTCAATCCTGTAGAACGTATCAACAGCATTATCGAGAGATACAACAGCGGAGAACTTCGTGCTTCACTTGAAGCAGAGAAAAAGCTCTGA
- a CDS encoding ATP-binding protein, with amino-acid sequence MALTNAQYDAIMHEYEERRSLHRQELEDRQRYVYDNVPGYKELEDAIATTSVNFGKRLLSGERLDRSALKKEIAELSRQKLTLLTEAGFSSDYLDMGYTCQDCQDTGYIGNEKCHCFKQKIIEALYDKSNLKIMTKSANFKLLTDKYYTGEDLKRFQGAVRTSEDFVKNFNSDYQNLFFYGTVGTGKSFLSICVANELLKKGHSVIYFSSLGLFTMLSEYAFDYKAKQELHDIYEDLYNCELLIIDDLGTERVNSFVLSEFFSCINERDIRKKSTIITTNLSLEDLQAIYSDRIVSRIVSNYKLLKLTGPDIRKLKKIAKKESEDLQ; translated from the coding sequence ATGGCATTAACCAACGCTCAGTATGACGCTATAATGCATGAATATGAAGAAAGGCGCTCTCTCCACAGGCAGGAGCTTGAGGACAGACAGCGCTATGTTTATGACAACGTTCCAGGTTACAAGGAACTTGAAGACGCCATAGCTACCACAAGTGTTAACTTTGGCAAAAGACTTCTCTCTGGCGAACGTCTCGACAGATCTGCTCTTAAAAAAGAAATTGCAGAACTTTCCAGACAGAAGCTCACTCTTTTAACCGAGGCAGGTTTCTCTTCTGATTATCTTGATATGGGCTATACATGCCAGGACTGCCAGGATACCGGTTATATAGGAAATGAAAAATGTCACTGCTTCAAACAGAAGATCATTGAAGCTCTTTACGATAAATCCAACCTTAAGATAATGACAAAATCCGCTAATTTTAAGCTTCTCACCGATAAGTATTACACTGGCGAGGACCTTAAAAGATTTCAGGGTGCCGTTCGTACTAGTGAAGATTTTGTTAAGAATTTCAACTCTGACTACCAAAATTTATTCTTTTATGGTACAGTTGGTACTGGCAAATCATTCTTATCGATTTGCGTTGCCAATGAATTACTTAAGAAAGGGCATTCAGTCATATATTTTAGTTCCCTGGGGCTATTCACAATGCTTTCAGAATATGCCTTTGACTACAAGGCCAAACAGGAACTTCACGACATCTACGAGGATTTGTACAATTGTGAACTTCTTATCATCGATGACCTTGGAACGGAACGCGTCAACAGTTTTGTGCTATCGGAGTTTTTCTCCTGTATCAATGAACGTGATATCAGGAAGAAATCAACTATCATAACCACAAACCTTTCTCTTGAAGACTTGCAGGCTATCTACTCGGATCGTATTGTTTCGAGAATTGTGAGCAATTATAAACTTCTCAAACTAACAGGTCCGGATATTCGTAAATTAAAGAAAATTGCAAAAAAAGAAAGTGAGGATTTGCAGTAA
- a CDS encoding DnaD domain protein has translation MMGKVTISHSMGEDSTNVSNIFIDEYMQDANDAQLKVYLFLLRMMASNLPTSVPDLADKFNHTEKDVIRALKYWEKKGLISLVYDADQNLTSIHMEEIVTHKGYGRRKEDSVIHALPPIQKAPVAEVSEPVYEKPHYTAAQLRDFKETSGSGIMFIAEQYYGRPLNPSEMSTIYYIHDELKFSDELLDYLMQYCVDNHKSDFRYMEKVAISWNQEGIKTPRQARAESYKHDGDIISVMKALGMENSPTVTEGSVISSWRGELEFSMDIIMEACERTVMATQKNRLKYCDSILRSWHKSKVTSREDIARLDDAHTADLRKKKAKASVSSIDVKARLDESYIRPNGSQNHFNQFQQNTYNFAELESKLLDN, from the coding sequence ATGATGGGGAAGGTAACAATAAGTCATAGTATGGGGGAGGATTCTACCAATGTTTCCAATATTTTCATTGACGAATACATGCAGGATGCAAATGATGCGCAGCTCAAAGTTTACTTGTTTCTACTGCGTATGATGGCATCGAATTTACCAACAAGTGTTCCAGATCTTGCTGATAAATTCAACCACACTGAGAAGGACGTTATACGTGCTCTCAAATACTGGGAGAAAAAAGGTCTCATCAGTCTTGTTTACGATGCAGATCAGAACCTTACCAGTATTCATATGGAAGAAATAGTTACTCACAAGGGTTATGGCAGGAGAAAGGAAGACAGTGTTATCCACGCCCTTCCTCCTATTCAGAAAGCTCCTGTAGCAGAGGTTTCTGAACCTGTATATGAGAAGCCACATTATACAGCAGCTCAGCTTCGAGATTTCAAAGAGACTTCCGGCAGCGGAATCATGTTCATTGCTGAGCAGTATTACGGCAGACCACTTAATCCTTCTGAGATGTCTACAATTTATTATATTCATGATGAACTTAAGTTTAGCGATGAACTTTTGGACTATCTGATGCAGTACTGCGTCGATAATCATAAATCTGATTTCAGATACATGGAAAAGGTTGCCATTAGCTGGAATCAGGAAGGCATCAAAACGCCAAGACAGGCTCGCGCGGAAAGCTATAAGCATGATGGGGACATTATTTCAGTAATGAAGGCCCTGGGTATGGAAAATTCACCAACTGTAACGGAAGGCTCCGTTATCAGTTCGTGGCGTGGGGAGCTAGAATTTTCGATGGATATCATTATGGAAGCCTGCGAACGCACTGTCATGGCCACACAGAAGAATCGCTTGAAGTATTGCGACAGCATTCTTCGTTCCTGGCATAAGAGCAAGGTAACATCAAGGGAGGATATTGCCAGGTTAGACGATGCGCATACCGCTGACCTTCGCAAGAAGAAGGCTAAGGCTTCCGTTTCATCCATCGATGTTAAGGCCCGCTTAGACGAATCATATATTCGTCCTAACGGTTCCCAGAATCATTTCAATCAGTTCCAGCAGAATACATATAATTTTGCTGAACTCGAGTCGAAACTTCTGGACAACTGA
- the murC gene encoding UDP-N-acetylmuramate--L-alanine ligase, with the protein MYQIDFKTPVHVYFMGIGGISMSGLAQILIEENFKISGSDNKESDLTRSLEKKGVTIFYGQKAENIRNAGDIDVVVYTAAVHPDNPEFMAAKEANLPMLTRAQLLGQIMKQYKLPVAVAGTHGKTTTTSMLSKILLEADTDPTLSIGGIFKDIGGNIRVGQSEYFVTEACEYTNSFLSFFPKISIISNIDADHLDFFKDLDDIRHSFRKFAQLLPADGTLVINGDIDNVEEITDSLPCTIITYGSRDSFDYYPTDITYNEQGNPSFTAHLPGGETLDISLAVPGIHNVYNALASIAVANLFGISKDNIVAALSAFGGTSRRFEYKGEIGGVTIIDDYAHHPTEIKATLTAAQNYPHNKIWCVFQPHTYTRTKALLDEFADALSLADHVVLADIYAARETDTLGISSRTLRDKIVANGHECNYFPTIENFGEIEKFLLQNCTKGDLLITMGAGDVVKIGDELLGK; encoded by the coding sequence ATGTATCAAATAGATTTCAAGACCCCTGTTCATGTGTATTTCATGGGTATTGGCGGAATATCCATGAGCGGACTTGCTCAGATATTAATAGAAGAAAACTTCAAGATTTCAGGCTCTGACAATAAGGAGTCTGATCTTACAAGATCCCTTGAGAAAAAGGGTGTAACAATCTTCTATGGTCAGAAGGCTGAAAATATTCGAAATGCAGGTGATATAGATGTTGTAGTTTATACAGCGGCTGTACATCCTGACAATCCTGAATTTATGGCTGCCAAGGAAGCAAACCTTCCAATGCTCACAAGAGCTCAGCTCCTTGGCCAGATCATGAAGCAGTACAAGCTTCCGGTAGCAGTAGCCGGAACTCACGGCAAGACTACAACAACTTCCATGTTATCCAAGATTCTTCTCGAAGCTGACACAGACCCAACACTTTCAATCGGTGGTATTTTCAAAGATATAGGTGGAAATATCAGAGTTGGCCAGTCAGAATATTTTGTAACAGAAGCCTGTGAGTACACTAACAGTTTCCTCAGCTTCTTCCCTAAGATCAGTATCATTTCCAATATAGATGCTGACCATCTTGATTTCTTCAAAGATCTTGATGACATCAGACATTCTTTTAGAAAGTTTGCCCAGCTCCTTCCGGCTGACGGTACTCTTGTCATCAACGGCGATATTGATAATGTAGAAGAGATCACAGATTCACTTCCTTGCACGATCATTACTTATGGTTCCAGGGACTCTTTTGACTATTATCCAACTGACATAACATACAACGAGCAGGGTAATCCTTCATTTACTGCTCATCTTCCCGGAGGAGAGACTCTTGATATCAGTCTTGCTGTTCCCGGAATCCACAATGTTTACAACGCTCTTGCTTCTATAGCAGTAGCTAATCTCTTTGGTATTTCCAAGGATAACATTGTAGCAGCTCTTTCTGCCTTTGGCGGTACAAGCAGACGTTTTGAGTACAAGGGAGAAATTGGCGGAGTTACGATCATTGACGACTACGCTCATCATCCAACAGAGATAAAGGCAACACTAACAGCTGCCCAGAATTATCCACATAATAAGATCTGGTGTGTATTCCAGCCACATACCTACACCAGGACCAAGGCACTTCTTGATGAGTTTGCAGATGCTCTTTCTCTTGCAGATCACGTGGTTCTAGCTGACATATACGCAGCCAGAGAAACAGATACTCTTGGAATTAGTTCCAGAACTCTGCGAGATAAAATTGTCGCAAATGGACATGAATGTAATTATTTTCCAACAATTGAAAACTTTGGTGAAATAGAAAAATTTCTTTTGCAAAATTGCACTAAGGGAGATTTGTTGATAACCATGGGTGCCGGTGATGTTGTGAAAATAGGGGATGAACTCCTCGGAAAATAA
- a CDS encoding glucose-1-phosphate adenylyltransferase encodes MIKKEMIAMLLAGGQGSRLGVLTAKMAKPAVSFGGKYRIIDFPLSNCINSGVDTVGVLTQYRPLRLNSHIGIGIPWDLDRNFGGVTVLPPYEKSSNSEWYTGTANAIYQNLEYMENYNPDYVLILSGDHIYKMDYETMLDFHKSSGADATIAVMPVPMEEASRFGIMITDQNKRIIDFEEKPEHPRSNLASMGIYIFSWKALKEALIKNKDQAGLDFGKHIIPYCKEQGQALYAYEFDGYWKDVGTLTSYWEANMELIDIVPEFNLYEEYWKIYTASDVQPPQYLGPESAIERSIVGEGCEIYGKVYNSVIGPGVKIGKDTVVSHSIIMNETEIGEGCNIEKGIIAEKVKIGNNVTLGAFEEKENETKPGIYCEGLCTIGEKSVIPDNVKVGKNTMISGKTVPEDYHDGILDSGRTLDKAGD; translated from the coding sequence ATGATAAAAAAGGAAATGATCGCAATGCTCTTGGCAGGGGGCCAGGGCAGCAGGTTAGGCGTGCTGACAGCCAAGATGGCTAAGCCAGCCGTATCATTTGGGGGAAAATATAGAATTATCGATTTCCCTCTTAGTAATTGTATTAATTCAGGAGTGGATACTGTAGGTGTCCTTACACAGTACAGACCGCTTCGACTCAATTCTCACATTGGCATTGGTATTCCGTGGGATCTTGACCGTAACTTCGGTGGTGTAACAGTCTTACCGCCCTACGAGAAGAGCTCCAACAGTGAATGGTATACCGGTACAGCCAATGCTATTTACCAGAACTTAGAATATATGGAGAATTACAATCCTGATTATGTATTGATTCTCTCAGGAGATCATATTTATAAGATGGATTATGAGACAATGCTTGATTTCCACAAATCAAGTGGCGCTGATGCTACCATTGCTGTTATGCCGGTTCCGATGGAAGAGGCCAGCAGATTCGGTATTATGATCACTGATCAGAATAAGCGCATTATTGATTTCGAAGAAAAGCCGGAGCACCCACGTAGCAACCTTGCTTCTATGGGTATCTACATTTTCTCCTGGAAGGCACTCAAGGAAGCTCTCATCAAGAACAAGGATCAGGCAGGACTTGACTTTGGTAAGCATATCATTCCTTATTGCAAGGAACAGGGACAGGCTCTTTATGCTTATGAATTTGATGGCTATTGGAAGGATGTTGGAACACTCACATCATATTGGGAAGCTAACATGGAACTTATTGATATCGTTCCTGAGTTTAACCTCTATGAGGAGTACTGGAAGATATATACAGCAAGCGATGTTCAGCCGCCGCAGTATCTTGGCCCTGAAAGTGCTATAGAACGCAGTATCGTAGGTGAAGGCTGCGAGATTTACGGTAAGGTTTACAATTCAGTAATCGGACCAGGTGTCAAGATTGGCAAGGATACAGTTGTCAGCCATTCCATCATCATGAATGAGACAGAGATTGGCGAGGGCTGTAACATAGAAAAAGGCATCATAGCTGAGAAGGTTAAGATTGGTAACAATGTTACACTCGGAGCCTTCGAGGAAAAAGAGAACGAGACCAAGCCCGGTATTTATTGTGAAGGTCTCTGCACTATCGGTGAGAAGTCAGTTATTCCGGACAATGTTAAGGTTGGAAAGAATACAATGATTTCAGGTAAGACTGTTCCGGAGGATTACCATGATGGAATCCTTGACAGCGGCAGAACATTAGATAAGGCAGGTGATTGA
- the glgD gene encoding glucose-1-phosphate adenylyltransferase subunit GlgD has product MRAIGIILAGGSSSRMQELSKRRAVCAMPVAGFYRSIDFALSNMTNSHIQTVAVFTQYNAGSLNTHLSSSKWWDFGRKQGGLYVFTPAVKASGNLWYRGTADAIAQNLEFLRSCHEPYVIITSGDCVYKMDYAKLLEYHIQKQSDITVVCKDMPASIDTERFGTIRMNEESRIEEFEEKPVVSRSNTISCGIYVIRRRQLIELIERAEAEERYDFVRDILVRYKDMKRIYGYKIKEYWNNIASVEDYYRTNMDFLKPEVRNYFFRDYPGIYTKVVDLPPAKYNVGVNVKNSLISSGCIINGTVEDSLIFKGAFIGNNCYIKNSIILNDVYIGDNSHIENCIVESHGTIQANSYYKEDNGIKVVVENNERYVL; this is encoded by the coding sequence ATGAGGGCGATTGGCATTATTTTAGCAGGCGGTAGCAGTAGCAGAATGCAGGAGCTCTCCAAGCGCAGAGCGGTTTGTGCTATGCCGGTGGCAGGTTTTTACAGGAGTATTGATTTTGCTCTTAGTAACATGACCAACTCACACATTCAGACAGTTGCCGTATTCACACAGTATAACGCAGGCAGTCTTAATACACATCTTAGCTCATCCAAGTGGTGGGACTTTGGACGTAAACAGGGCGGTTTGTATGTATTTACTCCGGCAGTTAAGGCATCAGGAAATCTCTGGTACAGAGGAACAGCAGATGCAATAGCACAGAATCTTGAGTTTCTTAGAAGTTGTCACGAACCATACGTGATCATCACATCAGGTGACTGTGTATACAAGATGGATTACGCTAAACTGCTTGAGTACCATATTCAGAAGCAGTCAGATATCACAGTTGTTTGCAAGGATATGCCTGCAAGCATTGATACAGAGAGATTTGGAACTATCCGTATGAACGAGGAGAGCCGAATCGAGGAATTCGAAGAGAAACCGGTTGTATCAAGATCCAATACGATTTCCTGTGGTATCTATGTGATCAGACGTAGACAGCTCATCGAACTCATCGAGAGAGCTGAGGCAGAGGAGAGATACGATTTCGTTAGAGATATTCTTGTAAGATACAAGGATATGAAACGTATCTATGGCTACAAGATCAAGGAGTACTGGAACAATATCGCATCAGTTGAGGATTACTACAGAACCAACATGGACTTCCTCAAACCTGAAGTACGTAACTACTTCTTCCGCGATTATCCGGGAATCTACACCAAGGTAGTAGACCTTCCACCTGCCAAATACAACGTAGGCGTTAACGTCAAGAACAGTTTGATCTCCAGTGGATGCATTATCAATGGTACTGTAGAAGACTCATTGATATTCAAGGGGGCGTTCATCGGAAATAACTGTTACATCAAAAACTCCATAATACTTAATGATGTGTATATCGGGGATAATTCACACATCGAGAATTGCATTGTTGAGAGCCACGGAACCATCCAGGCTAACTCTTATTATAAAGAGGATAACGGCATCAAAGTTGTCGTCGAGAACAATGAAAGATACGTACTGTAA
- the spoVG gene encoding septation regulator SpoVG, with protein sequence MKITDVRVRKVTKQGKMRAVVSVTFDNEFVVHDIKVIEGERGLFIAMPSKKSTDGEYRDIAHPINSDMRKVLQDTILEAYDKAADEAAEGDSAEATVE encoded by the coding sequence ATGAAGATAACAGATGTTAGAGTAAGAAAAGTCACCAAGCAGGGCAAGATGCGTGCAGTAGTTTCAGTTACTTTTGATAATGAATTTGTAGTTCATGACATCAAAGTGATTGAGGGCGAGAGAGGTTTATTCATTGCAATGCCCAGCAAGAAGTCAACTGATGGAGAGTACAGAGATATTGCACATCCTATCAACTCCGATATGAGAAAGGTCCTTCAGGACACCATATTGGAAGCTTATGACAAGGCTGCTGATGAAGCTGCAGAGGGGGATTCTGCAGAGGCTACAGTAGAGTAA
- the pth gene encoding aminoacyl-tRNA hydrolase: MYIIAGLGNPEKKYFGTRHNVGFATIDALSDKYGIELTETKFKAAFGKGRIGNDRVILVKPLTYMNLSGEAIRPICDYFKVDSKEELIVISDDVELDVGNIRVRPKGSAGGHNGLKSIIAQLGHSEFNRVRVGVGKKPKEWDMVDWVLGTFQGEDAVSIKEGIDRAVAAVEEIMAAGVDSAMNKYNTIKKKES; encoded by the coding sequence ATGTATATTATTGCGGGACTTGGTAACCCGGAAAAGAAATACTTTGGGACAAGACATAACGTGGGCTTTGCTACAATTGATGCCCTTTCAGATAAATATGGAATTGAGCTTACAGAAACTAAATTCAAAGCTGCATTTGGCAAAGGAAGAATAGGAAATGACAGAGTCATTTTAGTTAAGCCCCTTACCTATATGAACCTGAGTGGTGAGGCTATTAGACCTATCTGCGATTACTTTAAGGTTGACTCCAAGGAAGAGCTCATAGTTATCTCTGATGATGTAGAACTTGATGTTGGAAATATCAGAGTTCGTCCTAAGGGAAGCGCCGGAGGACATAACGGGCTTAAGAGCATTATAGCTCAGCTTGGACACAGTGAGTTTAACAGAGTCCGTGTCGGAGTTGGCAAGAAGCCAAAGGAATGGGATATGGTAGACTGGGTTCTTGGTACCTTCCAGGGTGAGGATGCAGTTTCAATCAAGGAAGGAATTGACAGAGCAGTTGCTGCAGTTGAAGAGATCATGGCAGCCGGTGTTGATTCAGCGATGAATAAGTACAACACAATTAAGAAAAAAGAGTCATAA